The sequence ATGACTAAGATGATGAAAAGCTGCAAAAGCGGCTTTTTGATATTGCTCATACTGAAAACCTAAGTGTAGAAGCGTACCAAGTTCCAATTATAGTGTAGAATGATGACGGAATACTTAGTATTTAGCATTGACGAAGTCTTGCTTTTCGAGGTCTTGCTTTCCAGTATAGGCTCCTAGTTTAGGCTGTGCCAATCGTCCCTTTTGTGTAGCCAAAGGCCCTCGAGATGCGTTAGCGATGGGCTGATATTCTCTTCCATTGATGATCACAGGCTCTTTTATATTTGCTGCCATAATGGTTAGTTCAGCGCCATCGTCATTTGTGGACTTTTGTACATACCAATGCCAGTGCGATGGTAGTTGACGAAAATGTTCTCCCAACCCTTCTTTGGCGCATCGTACAGTTCGTGCATGATACATAAATGTGGGTGAGTGGCAGTGATGTTATTCCACCAATCCCAGGCTTCGCGGTGGAGCGGCGCATGAGCAAACCGATGGATATCCTCTACGGTTCGGAAGTAGCAGCATGTCATAACGCCGTTGGCCTTGAGAACTATGTATCGGTCAAAAATTCTCTCACGAGTTGGCCTGAACTGCTTACCGTGAGTCGCTCGCCATTGCATATGTAAGTTGACGATCCAAGAACTAGGTATCACTTTAGCATCTAGACACGCTTATACTGCTATTGTAAGTTGGAAACTCACACCCGCTATCCTCATCCGCGTTAAGCCTATCAATCATTGCTCCAAAATAGTCTCCAATCTGTTTAAACCCAGGCCCAAATATGCCCAAGGGGCTGTAGTGATGCCATGTCAGCGAAGATTGCGATAAAATATCCAAAATGGAAAAGAATGGACATGTATAAAGAGCTCAGACGGGATAACATACTGATTTGACCTTGCGCCTAGCATAATGACCGCCACTTGCTGTTGTGCTGAGTCGGTAGGCGCGTTACCATGCTCATCTCCAATCTGCACAGAGAACTTGCCCATGAGAATCTCATCCATTAGAGGGTTGCGGAGAACGCCGAAACTTTGAAGCATCGTGCGCGATAGCCTATACAGTAAAACGAGTGCTGCCGGTGCAACCGCAAACGTTGGCCGGACAAAAACAACCAAGAGTCCCTGGACAACGGCTCCGATTGCGAGCCATGTTGAAAGGGTGAAGCTGTCGCGGATAGCCTGTGAGGAATCTGTTGTTAGCGTCTGACATTTGATCTTTGCTCATCACTGACGCCAGTACCGTTGATGCTTGGATGATAAAAGGTGGAGGCAACTGACATTCCAAAACATTACATTGACGACATCCTTCCGTGAGCGTTGAGGAAGCTTATCGATTTGCGGTGCGAAGTGTTGAAAATCCATCTTGCTGAGTATCTCTAGATGCTGTTGGTTGAGAGGATTCTAGAGGAGAGTTAGGGGAcattggggaaaaaaaaagtcgaaTAGCGGGAGATTGCTTTCATTTAAATACTGTTATACAGTAAATCACTGTAACGCCGAGTTATCCATCAAAGCTTAAGGTTGTGTAGGGCGGGCGTTGGGCTGCGCCATCCCACCATCATCTCGGTAACGTCATTCGCATAACAAGTGCGTTGCATCTCGTGCTTCGTGACTTTGTAGCCAAACAGCGGGGCTTGCAAATTGCAACTTCATGACTTGGTCGCCAAACAGTGGGTTGTATTCACAACGGGGTGACTTGTTATTTGTGAAGCAAGAGACATTGTTCCCGCTCGCCATTTCAAGGTTGTCAAAGACATTTCCGAATCCGAGGCGCCTGGGTAGAAGAGATCTTGAGTCATGATAATCTTAAGCTTACATGTAGCTAGAGATATAGTTGAAAAGGGCTCTAAAGAAGATTAGTGCTACTGGCATTGGTCCAAATAATAAGTAGCTACTCAATTTAAC comes from Trichoderma asperellum chromosome 3, complete sequence and encodes:
- a CDS encoding uncharacterized protein (EggNog:ENOG41~TransMembrane:2 (i21-42o48-69i)), whose amino-acid sequence is MDFQHFAPQIDKLPQRSRKDVVNVMFWNAIRDSFTLSTWLAIGAVVQGLLVVFVRPTFAVAPAALVLLYRLSRTMLQSFGVLRNPLMDEILMGKFSVQIGDEHGNAPTDSAQQQVAVIMLGARSNHPLGIFGPGFKQIGDYFGAMIDRLNADEDSGFLGSSTYICNGERLTANGVMTCCYFRTVEDIHRFAHAPLHREAWDWWNNITATHPHLCIMHELYDAPKKGWENIFVNYHRTGIANIKEPVIINGREYQPIANASRGPLATQKGRLAQPKLGAYTGKQDLEKQDFVNAKY